One Sphingobium sp. Z007 genomic region harbors:
- the hcaB gene encoding 3-(cis-5,6-dihydroxycyclohexa-1,3-dien-1-yl)propanoate dehydrogenase — translation MVEEKALSARLDGQVALLTGGATGIGAAVVARYIEEGARVGVLVRGEDQAKLVRSRHGDKVVVVVGDVRSYADNARAVAETVRAFGKLDVFVGNVGIWDFMVPLEQQEPEQLAKVFDEIFDVNLKGYFLGARAAIPELRKVKGSIIFTASTSSYYTGGGGTLYVASKHAVLGLVKQLAWELTPDIRVNGVAPGGTRTPLSGAMTGGFSDTKMEQMPGLDVLISEMTPLGRIAEPADHAGLYALLASRRDSSYVTGTVLLSDGGIGIGKRPQG, via the coding sequence ATGGTGGAGGAGAAGGCATTGTCTGCAAGGCTTGATGGACAGGTGGCGTTGCTGACCGGTGGCGCAACTGGGATCGGGGCAGCGGTCGTCGCCCGATATATAGAGGAGGGCGCCAGGGTAGGTGTCCTCGTCAGGGGTGAAGACCAGGCCAAACTCGTGCGTTCGCGCCACGGCGACAAGGTTGTGGTGGTGGTGGGAGACGTGCGGTCCTATGCGGACAATGCCCGCGCCGTGGCGGAAACTGTCAGGGCATTCGGAAAGCTTGATGTCTTTGTCGGAAATGTTGGGATCTGGGATTTTATGGTGCCGCTAGAGCAGCAGGAGCCCGAACAGCTTGCTAAGGTCTTTGATGAAATCTTTGATGTAAATCTGAAAGGCTATTTTCTAGGTGCCCGGGCGGCCATTCCTGAACTCAGGAAGGTTAAGGGCAGCATCATTTTCACCGCCTCGACTTCGAGCTACTATACCGGTGGGGGAGGCACGTTGTACGTTGCGTCGAAACACGCCGTTCTTGGCCTGGTCAAGCAACTGGCTTGGGAACTAACGCCCGACATCAGGGTCAACGGTGTTGCGCCGGGCGGGACACGCACCCCGCTCAGCGGTGCGATGACCGGAGGTTTTTCAGACACGAAAATGGAACAGATGCCGGGGCTTGACGTCCTGATATCCGAAATGACCCCGCTTGGGCGGATCGCGGAGCCTGCCGATCACGCAGGTCTGTACGCCCTCTTGGCCTCGCGGCGGGACTCTTCATACGTGACCGGAACGGTGCTGCTTAGCGATGGCGGCATCGGCATCGGTAAGCGCCCTCAAGGTTGA
- a CDS encoding 2Fe-2S iron-sulfur cluster binding domain-containing protein, with amino-acid sequence MKKPQRNKVIFASEARTLLVAQDKTLLEAMLTEGLAMPHDCKVGSCGTCKFKLLDGKIRELSPSALALERDELLAGYRLACQAIPRSDLTIALDAPLTVQQTVDDYRATIVSVPRLCPDIINLTVELDRPLSFVPGQYADIGAPGVDGLRSYSFAFAPIAGSTRNLQFHVRHVPGGAFTDWLFADDRVGASLTLRAPYGAFHLKQSAAPILCIAGGSGLAPIISILQEALALGATRPVTLLYGARTRTNLYCLDEIGRLKATWRGPFDFIPVLSDEAADSPWQGARGPVTQQIAELPIEMRYEAYLCGPPAMVDLAEAELLEAGLAPDAISADRFVDRSDVR; translated from the coding sequence TTGAAGAAGCCCCAACGCAACAAGGTAATTTTTGCCTCGGAAGCCCGGACACTGCTGGTCGCTCAAGACAAGACGTTGCTCGAAGCCATGCTTACAGAGGGCTTGGCGATGCCTCATGATTGTAAAGTCGGGTCCTGCGGCACGTGCAAGTTCAAGCTTCTTGACGGCAAAATAAGGGAGCTCAGTCCTTCGGCGCTGGCTCTGGAACGTGATGAGTTGCTCGCTGGATACAGGCTAGCCTGTCAAGCGATACCCCGGTCAGACTTGACGATTGCACTCGACGCGCCACTGACGGTCCAGCAAACCGTGGACGACTATCGCGCAACAATCGTGTCAGTTCCTCGGCTTTGCCCTGACATTATCAATCTTACGGTCGAGCTGGACCGGCCGCTTTCCTTCGTCCCTGGTCAGTATGCAGATATTGGTGCGCCGGGTGTGGATGGTCTACGAAGCTATTCGTTCGCTTTCGCTCCCATAGCAGGCTCGACCCGGAACTTGCAATTCCACGTCCGCCATGTCCCGGGCGGCGCGTTCACGGACTGGCTGTTCGCAGATGATCGGGTCGGGGCTTCTTTGACGTTGAGAGCACCCTATGGCGCGTTCCACTTGAAGCAAAGCGCAGCGCCCATTCTGTGCATTGCAGGCGGCAGCGGCCTTGCGCCTATCATCTCCATATTACAGGAAGCACTTGCGCTGGGGGCGACGCGGCCGGTAACGCTTCTTTATGGCGCAAGAACCCGGACCAACCTTTATTGTCTTGATGAAATCGGGAGACTCAAGGCCACCTGGAGGGGGCCATTCGATTTCATCCCGGTGCTTTCTGACGAGGCGGCCGATAGCCCTTGGCAGGGCGCCAGAGGTCCGGTGACCCAGCAGATTGCTGAACTGCCAATTGAGATGCGGTATGAGGCCTATCTTTGCGGACCGCCCGCCATGGTTGACCTCGCGGAAGCAGAATTACTCGAGGCCGGGTTAGCTCCCGATGCGATCTCCGCAGACCGTTTCGTGGACCGCAGCGACGTACGTTAG
- a CDS encoding alkane 1-monooxygenase gives MLVAVNKIDDDGMISDRPIHSFGLNCLLSFGWRDEMDALRYYLVPMVTLAAIAGFVLGGPFVWLGIGTFPVLMLLDIALPSDRKMRVRGISAAADFAIYLHFPLMIALYLAFAYSVESGSNLIWGAPSSSWQLAGSIASLAWLSSVPTLPVAHELMHRRHWFPRALAKGLSAFYGDPNRDIAHIVTHHVHLDTQKDSDTPPRGQTIYSFVLSATWGSYRDTWEKQGEMLSRMGYSTWSWRNAMWLLPILLGTIVGGATLLAGPVAGIATAVAIFLAKMLIEGFNYFQHYGLIRIEGEPIAKHHAWNHLGMISRPIGVEITNHINHHLDGHTPFYELQPECDAPQMPSLFLCFLCGLVPPIWHRFIAQPRLQDWDTRFASPGERKLADAANAQAGWPQWLATA, from the coding sequence GTGCTGGTCGCCGTTAACAAAATTGATGATGACGGGATGATTTCTGACCGCCCGATTCATTCCTTTGGTCTGAATTGTTTGCTGTCTTTCGGATGGAGAGATGAAATGGACGCACTGCGATATTATCTGGTGCCTATGGTTACACTCGCGGCCATCGCCGGATTTGTCCTTGGCGGGCCATTTGTGTGGCTCGGCATTGGTACATTCCCTGTGCTCATGCTGCTGGACATCGCCTTGCCTAGTGATCGCAAGATGCGCGTGCGCGGCATATCGGCCGCTGCGGATTTCGCTATCTACTTGCATTTTCCGCTGATGATTGCGCTCTATCTCGCTTTTGCCTACTCTGTTGAATCAGGCTCCAACCTAATTTGGGGGGCACCGAGTTCATCCTGGCAATTGGCTGGGTCGATCGCCAGCCTTGCCTGGCTATCCTCGGTTCCCACCTTGCCCGTGGCGCACGAACTCATGCACCGTCGGCACTGGTTCCCGCGCGCTCTCGCCAAGGGGCTTAGCGCCTTTTACGGCGACCCCAATCGCGATATCGCGCATATCGTCACCCATCACGTCCACCTAGACACGCAGAAGGATAGCGACACGCCGCCCCGAGGGCAGACGATCTACAGCTTCGTCCTTTCGGCGACGTGGGGTTCTTATCGTGATACTTGGGAAAAACAGGGCGAAATGCTATCACGCATGGGCTATTCGACGTGGAGCTGGCGCAACGCGATGTGGCTACTCCCAATCCTGCTTGGCACAATTGTTGGCGGGGCAACCTTACTCGCGGGGCCTGTTGCTGGTATCGCCACTGCCGTCGCCATTTTTCTCGCCAAAATGTTGATCGAAGGCTTCAATTACTTCCAGCACTACGGGCTGATCCGGATTGAAGGCGAACCAATCGCCAAGCATCATGCCTGGAACCATCTGGGCATGATCTCCCGTCCGATCGGGGTGGAGATTACAAACCACATCAACCACCACCTCGATGGCCACACACCGTTCTACGAACTCCAACCCGAGTGCGACGCGCCGCAGATGCCGTCATTGTTCCTGTGTTTCCTCTGCGGACTTGTCCCTCCGATCTGGCACCGGTTCATAGCCCAGCCGCGTCTGCAAGACTGGGATACAAGGTTCGCATCGCCCGGCGAGCGCAAGTTGGCAGATGCCGCGAATGCGCAGGCCGGCTGGCCGCAGTGGCTCGCCACTGCATGA
- a CDS encoding 3-phenylpropionate/cinnamic acid dioxygenase subunit beta, with translation MIQNATLERPTTGQSASVEQTHSLTQTLYREARMLDEENYVDWVKLLADDLLYHMPGIETRYRRDKTDQVKDLTRMAYYNDNLTEIKKRLSRLETGTAWSEDPATRYTHIITNVEVELTAIPGEYQVFSNFYAYRNRNEREEDSLIGNRIDIWREVENSFQLVMRRIILKHNVLLSKNLNIFL, from the coding sequence ATGATACAGAATGCTACATTGGAACGTCCAACCACTGGACAGAGCGCCTCCGTTGAACAGACGCATAGTTTGACACAGACGCTATACCGCGAAGCGCGGATGCTCGACGAAGAAAATTACGTCGATTGGGTCAAGCTGCTGGCCGACGATTTGCTTTACCATATGCCTGGCATCGAGACTCGCTATCGCCGTGACAAAACAGACCAGGTCAAGGACTTGACCAGGATGGCCTATTATAATGATAATCTTACCGAAATTAAGAAACGTCTCTCTCGATTGGAAACAGGTACTGCCTGGTCCGAGGATCCCGCCACGCGTTATACTCACATCATTACAAATGTTGAGGTAGAACTGACCGCAATACCCGGCGAGTACCAGGTTTTCTCCAACTTCTATGCATATCGCAATCGTAATGAACGCGAGGAAGACTCGCTGATCGGCAACCGTATCGATATCTGGCGTGAAGTAGAAAATAGTTTTCAGTTAGTGATGCGTCGTATCATTCTAAAGCATAATGTTCTCCTCAGTAAAAATCTTAACATCTTTCTCTAA
- a CDS encoding aromatic ring-hydroxylating dioxygenase subunit alpha, giving the protein MRIERIGREPEFSRYMNLKEGWLDRRIFSDADIYEEELYRIFARSWLFVAHESQLPKAGDFLTTHMGEDGVIVARQPDGSIRVFLNSCPHRGNKVCFADAGNTRRFVCNYHGWAFDTAGDLKGMHEEYCYDDNDIDRRKNGLKQVARVGSYKGLVFATFAEDGPSLDAWLGDFRWYLDMLLDNEDGGTELIGGCIKSVMNANWKFGVENFIGDAYHAGWTHDSGCRSMNNGEPFPPIDMENSYHASVNGHGWEFGTEGVGDLFLLGRPKVLEYYERIRPKMAQRLGEMRSKIFGSVASASIFPNVSFLPGISTFRQWQPKGPMEFELKTWVIVNKTMPDDIKDEITKGVMQTFGPGGTFEMDDGENWSNCTTVNRGVITRHERLHYRCGISRQIDHDTLPGIVYRGQYNDANQRGFYQRWLDMMEADKLDTMPQRPEPRLSGVGDTRNLPGLFAL; this is encoded by the coding sequence ATGCGCATTGAGCGGATCGGTCGTGAGCCGGAGTTTTCGCGTTACATGAATCTCAAGGAAGGCTGGCTCGATCGCAGGATCTTCAGTGATGCGGATATCTATGAAGAAGAGCTCTATCGTATCTTCGCACGGTCCTGGCTGTTCGTTGCCCATGAGAGTCAGTTGCCTAAGGCTGGCGATTTCCTGACAACCCACATGGGTGAGGATGGCGTAATCGTCGCGCGACAGCCCGACGGTTCGATCAGGGTGTTCTTGAATTCCTGTCCCCATCGCGGCAACAAAGTTTGCTTCGCCGATGCAGGTAACACCCGCCGCTTTGTGTGCAATTATCACGGCTGGGCGTTCGATACTGCTGGCGATCTGAAAGGCATGCATGAGGAATATTGTTACGACGACAACGATATTGATCGCCGTAAGAACGGGCTGAAGCAGGTTGCCAGGGTTGGCAGCTATAAGGGGTTGGTGTTTGCGACGTTCGCCGAGGACGGTCCTAGCCTAGATGCTTGGCTGGGCGACTTCCGCTGGTATCTGGACATGCTGCTCGACAACGAGGACGGCGGCACCGAACTGATCGGCGGCTGCATCAAGTCAGTGATGAACGCCAACTGGAAGTTTGGCGTCGAAAATTTCATCGGCGACGCCTACCATGCTGGATGGACGCATGATTCAGGCTGCCGCTCGATGAACAACGGCGAGCCCTTTCCGCCGATCGATATGGAAAATTCCTACCATGCCAGCGTCAATGGCCATGGGTGGGAGTTTGGCACCGAAGGTGTGGGCGACCTGTTCCTGCTGGGCCGACCGAAAGTTCTCGAATATTATGAGAGAATTCGCCCGAAGATGGCCCAACGGCTTGGTGAAATGCGCTCAAAGATCTTCGGATCGGTCGCTTCTGCCTCGATCTTCCCCAACGTATCGTTCCTGCCAGGTATTTCGACCTTCCGGCAGTGGCAGCCCAAAGGCCCTATGGAATTCGAGCTTAAGACTTGGGTGATCGTCAACAAGACGATGCCTGATGACATCAAGGATGAAATCACAAAGGGGGTCATGCAAACCTTTGGCCCGGGAGGCACGTTCGAGATGGATGATGGTGAGAACTGGAGCAACTGCACCACCGTAAACCGTGGTGTAATCACGCGTCACGAACGCCTGCACTACCGTTGCGGTATTTCACGCCAGATCGACCATGATACGCTTCCGGGTATCGTTTACCGCGGGCAATATAACGATGCCAACCAGCGGGGCTTTTACCAGCGGTGGCTCGATATGATGGAGGCCGACAAGCTGGACACGATGCCCCAACGGCCGGAACCTCGCCTTTCCGGCGTTGGCGATACACGCAATCTCCCCGGCCTGTTCGCGCTCTGA
- a CDS encoding aromatic-ring-hydroxylating dioxygenase subunit beta, whose protein sequence is MLESGVAPMSTESVTGLTQRLYHEARLLDAERFEDWLEFMCNDVTYRMELKRRRFRADRSPPAAVGVGVVFNENLARLKLRIDRLRSGFVWAEDPPNFVRRVVSNVEVERADAENEAIVHSVIVIHRNRIDGLTRVLTAGRSDRWRMHADGWKLAAREIALDHAVLPDSNINVFF, encoded by the coding sequence ATGCTTGAGTCGGGCGTCGCTCCGATGTCCACGGAGAGTGTCACCGGCCTGACTCAGCGCCTGTACCACGAAGCGCGTCTGCTCGACGCGGAGCGCTTCGAGGATTGGTTGGAATTCATGTGCAACGATGTGACTTATCGCATGGAGCTCAAGAGACGGCGGTTCCGGGCGGATCGTTCGCCGCCCGCGGCGGTTGGCGTCGGCGTCGTTTTCAACGAGAATCTTGCGCGGCTCAAGCTGAGGATCGATCGCCTGCGCTCCGGATTTGTATGGGCTGAGGATCCGCCAAATTTTGTGCGCCGCGTCGTTTCAAATGTTGAGGTCGAGCGCGCGGATGCCGAAAACGAGGCTATCGTGCACTCGGTGATCGTCATCCATCGCAACCGCATCGACGGCCTGACAAGGGTTCTTACTGCCGGGCGCTCCGATCGTTGGCGTATGCATGCCGATGGCTGGAAATTGGCGGCGCGCGAAATAGCACTTGATCACGCGGTACTGCCCGACAGCAACATCAACGTATTTTTCTAA
- a CDS encoding aromatic ring-hydroxylating dioxygenase subunit alpha, whose translation MDVSGLVDTATGRQSRAIYSSEELYRQELERIFGRCWLFLVHTSQIPEAGDYFRTFMGEDDVIVIRQKDGTIKAFLNSCTHRGNRICRSDRGNAKAFTCNYHGWSFAPDGSLSAVPLEKEAYFGELDRSRLGLVPVAHVAEYKGLVFGCFDADPPSLEDYLGDAKFFLDVWLDAMPGGTSLVGETQKMVLASNWKLPVENVCGDGYHLGWAHAGAMRAVQSLDLAGLSVGNSSTDLDGGLSVAGLNGHMALTSLDGVSGYAFYPKPKPMLDYLEFNRPQVIERLGKVRGEQLWGSQINITIFPNLQFLPGLNWFRVYHPKGPGQIEQWTWAMVENDMPAEIQAAILDNQCLTFGLAGLFDNDDGDNLAACTEQSRGWRTAQMDVFTNMALNRSGPREGFPGDIAAGLVSEHNQRYFYRRWQEHMQADNWAGVPTYNINSVVAEETINA comes from the coding sequence ATGGATGTTTCCGGACTGGTCGATACGGCAACGGGCCGTCAATCGCGGGCGATATATTCGAGCGAGGAACTTTACCGGCAGGAGCTCGAACGCATCTTCGGGCGGTGCTGGCTGTTCCTCGTGCATACTAGCCAGATTCCTGAGGCTGGCGACTATTTCCGTACCTTTATGGGCGAGGACGATGTCATCGTCATTCGCCAGAAGGACGGAACGATCAAGGCCTTCCTGAACAGCTGCACGCATCGCGGCAACAGGATCTGCCGCTCCGACCGAGGAAACGCGAAGGCGTTTACCTGCAATTATCATGGCTGGTCGTTCGCACCGGACGGCTCGCTCAGCGCTGTACCGCTGGAGAAAGAAGCTTATTTCGGTGAGTTGGACCGCAGCAGGCTGGGCCTTGTTCCCGTGGCCCACGTTGCTGAGTATAAAGGCCTCGTCTTTGGCTGTTTCGATGCGGATCCGCCTTCACTCGAAGACTATCTTGGCGATGCAAAATTCTTCCTCGACGTCTGGCTCGATGCAATGCCGGGTGGAACGTCACTCGTCGGTGAAACCCAGAAGATGGTGCTCGCCAGTAATTGGAAGCTGCCAGTAGAGAATGTCTGTGGCGACGGCTATCATCTCGGCTGGGCGCACGCCGGGGCGATGAGGGCGGTGCAGTCTCTGGATCTTGCCGGTCTTAGCGTCGGCAATTCGAGCACGGATCTCGACGGCGGGCTTTCCGTTGCCGGGTTGAACGGCCACATGGCCCTGACCTCCCTCGACGGGGTTTCTGGCTATGCCTTCTACCCCAAACCAAAGCCAATGCTGGACTATCTTGAATTCAATCGTCCACAGGTGATCGAACGGCTGGGCAAGGTGCGCGGCGAGCAGCTCTGGGGTTCGCAGATCAATATCACGATCTTTCCCAACCTGCAGTTCCTGCCGGGCCTCAACTGGTTCCGGGTCTATCATCCCAAGGGTCCGGGCCAAATCGAGCAGTGGACCTGGGCTATGGTCGAAAACGACATGCCCGCCGAGATACAGGCGGCGATCCTGGACAATCAGTGCCTGACCTTCGGCCTGGCCGGCCTCTTCGACAACGACGATGGCGATAATCTTGCTGCCTGCACCGAACAGTCCCGTGGATGGCGCACAGCGCAAATGGACGTGTTCACCAACATGGCGCTAAACCGTTCAGGGCCGCGCGAAGGTTTCCCCGGCGACATCGCCGCCGGATTGGTGAGCGAGCACAACCAGCGTTATTTCTACCGCCGTTGGCAGGAACATATGCAGGCTGACAACTGGGCCGGTGTTCCCACCTACAACATCAATTCAGTGGTCGCCGAGGAGACAATCAATGCTTGA
- a CDS encoding sigma-54-dependent Fis family transcriptional regulator, translated as MKHLPTYADLTSRLRFSPEQGRIWRDSERCVLLSNSALTMLRNAMVVQLGLASARQLFWELGFAEGARCAVEAKNLRPNRDFLEAFSVGPQAHALTGFGWTEIETLDSDLASGHFEGRFLVHDSIEAGIHLATEGINADPVCWLQTGFASGFASTFAGQSIIMREIECQGMGDPVCVLHAKPESEWSGLEDTERAAVPLVSAGGQCPETDFVAGVSAGFHAVRNLIERAAGTDASLLFLGETGVGKEVFAKMAHQLSLRRDAPFVALNCAAIPEGLIEAELFGVAKGAFTGAVANRLGRFELANGGTLFLDEISMLSPLAQSKVLRAVQEGEFERVGDTKTIHVNVRLIAASNIDLEAAMAAGAFRPDLYFRLSTLPIRVPPLRERREDIPRLMEHFRAKYARRHRRAVQGFTARSINALLMHDYPGNVRELERMVERAVLLADEAGAIDLGHIFIGSDRLHVKSGLALNEKGHLVGADAQQEETPSIEQLAGLMRQKGETLASIERVIVQAAVEATGGNVAQAARDLGLTRRQLAFKLEKMHRPD; from the coding sequence ATGAAGCATCTCCCCACATATGCCGATTTGACAAGCCGACTGCGGTTCTCGCCCGAACAGGGCCGCATCTGGCGTGACAGCGAACGTTGCGTTTTGCTCAGTAACTCGGCGCTGACCATGTTGCGGAACGCGATGGTCGTCCAGTTGGGTCTCGCCAGCGCGCGGCAGCTATTTTGGGAGTTAGGTTTCGCGGAAGGCGCGCGGTGTGCCGTGGAGGCAAAAAATCTTCGGCCCAACCGTGATTTTCTCGAAGCCTTTTCAGTGGGTCCGCAGGCTCATGCGTTGACCGGGTTCGGCTGGACCGAAATCGAAACTTTGGACAGCGACCTTGCAAGCGGCCATTTCGAAGGGCGTTTCCTGGTCCACGATTCGATCGAGGCGGGAATCCACCTTGCTACCGAAGGGATCAACGCCGATCCGGTGTGCTGGTTGCAGACCGGTTTCGCCAGCGGGTTTGCCAGTACATTTGCTGGACAGTCGATAATCATGCGCGAAATCGAGTGTCAGGGGATGGGTGATCCGGTCTGCGTGCTCCATGCTAAACCAGAATCCGAATGGTCCGGCCTGGAGGATACGGAAAGGGCCGCGGTTCCGCTCGTGTCGGCTGGAGGTCAATGCCCAGAAACTGACTTTGTCGCCGGCGTATCTGCGGGCTTTCACGCAGTACGTAATCTAATCGAGCGGGCGGCGGGAACCGACGCCAGTCTGCTGTTCCTGGGGGAAACCGGCGTCGGCAAGGAGGTGTTTGCCAAGATGGCCCACCAACTTAGCCTTCGTCGAGATGCGCCTTTTGTCGCTCTGAATTGTGCTGCGATTCCTGAAGGTTTGATCGAAGCGGAACTATTTGGCGTGGCCAAGGGGGCTTTTACAGGAGCCGTGGCCAACCGGCTGGGGCGCTTCGAACTCGCCAACGGCGGCACGCTGTTTCTTGACGAGATTTCGATGCTCTCGCCATTGGCCCAAAGCAAAGTTTTGCGGGCAGTTCAGGAGGGCGAATTCGAACGGGTAGGAGACACCAAGACAATCCATGTGAATGTCCGCCTTATCGCCGCGTCGAATATTGATCTAGAGGCTGCTATGGCTGCGGGTGCCTTCCGGCCCGATCTGTATTTCCGCCTTTCTACGCTTCCGATACGTGTTCCGCCCTTGCGGGAGCGCAGGGAAGATATTCCGCGTTTGATGGAACATTTCCGGGCCAAATATGCCAGGCGCCACAGGCGTGCAGTTCAAGGTTTCACAGCGCGCTCGATTAACGCGCTGCTGATGCATGATTATCCGGGAAATGTGAGGGAATTGGAGAGAATGGTAGAGCGCGCCGTTCTCCTTGCCGACGAAGCTGGTGCTATTGACTTGGGGCATATTTTCATCGGGTCTGATCGGCTGCACGTCAAAAGCGGACTTGCTTTGAACGAGAAGGGCCACCTCGTCGGAGCGGATGCGCAGCAGGAAGAGACACCATCGATCGAGCAGCTTGCTGGCTTGATGCGTCAAAAGGGTGAAACGCTTGCGTCGATAGAACGTGTCATCGTACAGGCTGCAGTTGAAGCCACTGGTGGCAACGTTGCTCAAGCGGCCAGAGATTTGGGGCTGACACGTCGGCAACTTGCCTTCAAGCTCGAGAAAATGCACCGACCCGACTGA
- a CDS encoding NAD(P)/FAD-dependent oxidoreductase, whose product MRSVAIVGANLAGGRAAEALRQAGFDGRISLIGEEPLRPYERPPLSKEFLWNTSQAPANFFLQDEEWYAQNRIDLLLNTRVESLDLTGGGVRLAGGQMVIADKVLLATGGHARKLNLAGAECSNVHYLRTCEDAARMAVDLRPGARVVIVGMGVIGAEVAASAIKLGCDVTVVEPLAAPMERALGKRFGQWLGNEHRKRGVKTHFNRGVTGFKFANERVSAVEIDDGTLIPCDAVVVGVGIIPATSLAIDAGLTVNNGIVVDRRCQTSNPAVFAAGDVAEQDGFFGGRFRQETYQNAVDQAQAAALAMLGHEVAYCKPMWYWSDQFDLNIQFSGQIPVQAEIVVRGDIESNAFVAFFLSDKIIDGVLTVNRAADMGIGKRLVERRLSAGADRLGDTGVSLRELLQQAA is encoded by the coding sequence GTGCGATCGGTAGCGATAGTAGGTGCCAATCTCGCTGGTGGGCGAGCGGCAGAGGCGCTGCGGCAGGCTGGATTCGACGGTCGGATATCGCTGATCGGTGAGGAGCCTTTGAGGCCCTACGAACGGCCGCCTTTATCAAAGGAGTTCCTTTGGAATACTTCCCAAGCTCCAGCCAATTTTTTCCTGCAGGATGAAGAATGGTACGCCCAGAACAGGATCGATCTGCTGCTTAATACACGGGTCGAATCACTGGATTTGACCGGGGGCGGAGTGCGCCTGGCGGGTGGGCAGATGGTCATCGCTGACAAGGTACTGCTAGCGACCGGTGGACACGCCCGCAAGCTCAACTTAGCAGGCGCTGAATGCTCCAACGTGCATTATCTGCGCACTTGTGAAGACGCCGCCAGAATGGCCGTCGATCTTCGGCCGGGGGCGCGGGTCGTCATCGTGGGGATGGGCGTGATTGGCGCTGAAGTGGCCGCTAGTGCGATCAAGCTGGGCTGTGATGTGACCGTAGTTGAGCCGTTGGCGGCGCCGATGGAGCGGGCGCTTGGCAAGCGGTTCGGGCAGTGGCTCGGCAATGAGCACCGCAAGCGAGGCGTCAAAACTCATTTCAACCGAGGCGTAACGGGATTCAAATTCGCGAACGAGCGTGTCTCCGCTGTCGAGATAGACGACGGCACTCTCATCCCCTGCGATGCTGTCGTTGTCGGAGTGGGGATCATTCCCGCAACGTCTCTTGCGATTGACGCAGGTTTGACAGTGAACAACGGGATCGTTGTCGATCGTCGATGCCAGACCAGTAATCCGGCGGTATTTGCCGCAGGTGATGTGGCCGAGCAGGATGGTTTTTTTGGCGGACGCTTCCGGCAGGAAACATATCAGAACGCGGTCGACCAAGCTCAGGCTGCGGCCTTGGCTATGCTGGGCCATGAGGTCGCTTACTGTAAGCCGATGTGGTATTGGAGCGATCAGTTCGATTTGAACATTCAGTTTTCGGGACAAATTCCGGTGCAGGCAGAAATCGTCGTTCGCGGGGATATCGAAAGCAACGCTTTCGTTGCTTTCTTCCTGTCAGACAAAATCATTGACGGCGTCCTCACCGTCAACAGGGCCGCTGATATGGGGATAGGCAAGCGACTTGTCGAACGTCGGTTGAGCGCCGGCGCGGATCGGCTAGGCGATACAGGCGTGTCTTTACGCGAATTGCTCCAGCAGGCAGCTTAG
- a CDS encoding 1,6-dihydroxycyclohexa-2,4-diene-1-carboxylate dehydrogenase, translating into MDALIMTSTRRFDKQVAVVTGGAQGIGLATATRMAEEGAIVIIADRAVEATRAAVERLQTSGANVHAANFDLETCEGAVELYRLVADRFGRIDVAVHNVGGTIWAKPYWDYTSDEIIAEINRSLWPTLWSCHAVLPFMLAAGRGSIVNIGSVATRGVNRVPYAAAKGGVAALTAALSLELETSGVRINCVAPGGVNVTRVTPRDPVPMTDAVKSGFVKVMEQTVRDTPMARFGEPEELAAAICFFASEEASYITGQTLFVAGGGIG; encoded by the coding sequence ATGGACGCCCTAATTATGACTTCGACAAGACGGTTCGATAAACAAGTCGCAGTCGTGACGGGTGGAGCGCAGGGGATCGGGCTAGCCACTGCCACACGCATGGCGGAAGAGGGTGCGATCGTAATCATCGCCGACCGCGCCGTTGAGGCTACGCGGGCTGCGGTCGAACGGCTGCAGACCAGTGGCGCGAATGTCCACGCCGCCAACTTCGACCTAGAGACTTGCGAGGGGGCCGTCGAACTGTACCGGCTGGTTGCCGATCGCTTCGGAAGAATCGATGTGGCGGTTCACAACGTTGGCGGTACTATTTGGGCCAAACCCTACTGGGACTATACATCAGACGAGATCATAGCTGAAATAAACCGGTCATTGTGGCCGACTCTTTGGTCCTGCCACGCCGTTTTACCGTTTATGTTGGCAGCCGGGCGCGGTTCCATTGTCAACATCGGTTCTGTCGCCACGCGCGGCGTAAACCGGGTGCCTTATGCTGCGGCCAAGGGTGGGGTCGCTGCATTGACTGCCGCTTTATCGCTTGAACTGGAAACGAGCGGAGTTCGCATCAACTGCGTTGCGCCGGGCGGTGTCAATGTGACGCGTGTAACGCCACGCGATCCTGTTCCGATGACCGATGCTGTGAAATCAGGCTTTGTAAAGGTCATGGAGCAGACCGTGCGCGACACCCCAATGGCTCGGTTCGGCGAACCCGAGGAACTCGCCGCAGCAATTTGCTTTTTCGCCTCTGAGGAAGCGTCCTATATCACCGGGCAGACTCTATTCGTTGCAGGCGGAGGGATCGGATAA